A genomic region of Chondrinema litorale contains the following coding sequences:
- a CDS encoding M1 family metallopeptidase has protein sequence MKTRILCIAFFTCLLLFKQNSFADNYPKNAKIDALNYAFRIQLSDNTDEIICEATIDIRYLEAGVETLRLDLINASAALENKGMTVSKVVSSDKTLQYTHEDDELLITLPKPSTQNQRVKYTIYYSGIPASGLKIAENKYGDRTFFSDNWPNKGRNWLTTIDHPYDKAKCEFIVTAPAHYQVVSNGLKVEESDLPDGNRLTHWKQSVPIAPWLYVLGAARFAVQYVDRFDGKSIETWVYQQDRDAGFYDFAEPTKKVLEFYSDYIGPFSYEKLANIQSNSVSGGMEAASAILYSENSVMGDRNERWRNVVIHEIAHQWFGNAVTEYDWDDVWLSEGFATYFTLLFIEHEYGYDAFMKGLEASKKQVDAFYEKNPDYRIVHDNLQDMNKVTSSHTYQKGSWILHMLRGVVGTDNFWKGIQSYYQKYQNLNATTDDFRREMEEASGVDLKDFFEQWLYKPGALKYKGTWQYDKKKGEIKVTLDQVQTDGSFFKMPIEIAVYGQDKQILIKTLQVNEKSNVFTIPVDTEPDKVVLDPNSWVLMDADFTKKR, from the coding sequence ATGAAAACAAGGATACTTTGTATTGCCTTTTTCACATGTCTTTTACTGTTTAAGCAAAATTCCTTTGCAGATAACTATCCCAAAAATGCGAAGATAGATGCACTAAATTATGCTTTTCGAATTCAATTATCAGACAATACAGACGAAATTATTTGCGAAGCCACTATTGATATTCGATACCTTGAAGCAGGGGTTGAAACTTTAAGGCTAGATTTAATCAATGCTTCAGCAGCACTTGAAAACAAAGGCATGACCGTAAGTAAAGTAGTTTCAAGTGATAAAACTTTACAATACACGCACGAAGACGATGAGTTACTGATTACTTTACCAAAGCCTTCTACACAAAACCAGAGAGTTAAATACACAATTTATTATAGCGGTATTCCTGCCTCAGGGCTCAAGATTGCAGAAAACAAATACGGCGATCGCACATTTTTTAGCGATAACTGGCCTAACAAAGGTAGAAACTGGCTCACCACTATCGATCATCCTTACGACAAAGCCAAGTGTGAGTTTATAGTTACAGCTCCGGCGCATTATCAAGTTGTTTCCAATGGTTTGAAAGTGGAAGAATCTGATTTGCCCGATGGAAATCGACTGACTCATTGGAAACAATCTGTGCCGATTGCTCCTTGGTTGTATGTACTTGGAGCAGCTCGCTTTGCTGTACAATATGTAGATCGTTTCGATGGAAAATCAATCGAAACATGGGTGTATCAACAAGATCGAGATGCAGGTTTTTACGATTTTGCCGAGCCCACCAAAAAAGTGTTGGAGTTCTACAGCGATTATATCGGCCCTTTCTCTTATGAAAAACTGGCAAATATTCAGTCGAATAGTGTGAGTGGAGGTATGGAAGCTGCCTCTGCGATTTTATATAGTGAAAACTCTGTGATGGGAGATCGCAATGAACGCTGGCGAAATGTGGTGATTCATGAAATTGCGCATCAATGGTTTGGCAATGCAGTTACCGAATACGATTGGGATGATGTTTGGCTCAGTGAAGGTTTTGCTACTTATTTCACACTCTTATTTATTGAACACGAATACGGTTATGATGCTTTTATGAAGGGACTCGAAGCAAGCAAAAAGCAAGTAGATGCTTTCTATGAGAAAAATCCTGATTATAGAATCGTTCATGACAATTTGCAAGACATGAACAAAGTAACTAGCTCACATACTTACCAGAAAGGTAGCTGGATTTTACACATGTTGAGAGGGGTAGTAGGCACAGATAATTTCTGGAAAGGTATACAATCTTATTACCAAAAATACCAGAATCTAAATGCTACTACAGATGATTTTCGCAGAGAAATGGAAGAAGCATCGGGAGTAGATTTAAAAGATTTCTTTGAGCAATGGCTTTATAAACCGGGAGCTTTAAAATACAAAGGCACTTGGCAGTATGATAAGAAAAAAGGCGAAATAAAAGTGACACTTGATCAGGTACAAACAGACGGAAGTTTCTTTAAAATGCCTATTGAAATAGCTGTTTATGGACAAGACAAGCAAATATTAATTAAAACTTTGCAGGTAAATGAAAAATCAAATGTCTTTACAATTCCAGTAGATACAGAACCTGATAAAGTTGTGCTAGACCCTAACTCTTGGGTATTGATGGATGCAGATTTTACTAAGAAAAGGTAG
- a CDS encoding polysaccharide deacetylase family protein produces the protein MKNYLIIITLCACTTIGYGQVLLKPIPDKTVILTFDDGVSTHATYVAPLLKKYNFDATFFVCEFPPDFEDKKKYMSWEQIKELNEQGFEVANHTWKHTHVNRMSPEECNKGLAYIEDKCKSLGIPKTNSFAYPAYDTDDYIIDLLKERGYIFARVGGSRPYDPEVDHPYLIPSYSTTGTDKERVINAIKEAKDGKIVVLTIHGVPDYAHDWVTTPPELFEEYLKYLSENDYHVLALRDLQEYIKVEYALQNLIPDFSKNLKNSN, from the coding sequence ATGAAAAACTATCTGATAATCATAACTTTATGTGCTTGCACTACTATTGGGTATGGACAGGTTCTACTTAAGCCAATTCCCGATAAAACAGTAATTCTCACCTTTGACGATGGAGTAAGCACACATGCTACTTATGTAGCTCCATTGCTTAAGAAATATAATTTTGATGCTACTTTTTTTGTCTGCGAATTCCCACCCGATTTTGAAGACAAAAAGAAATATATGAGTTGGGAGCAAATAAAAGAACTAAATGAACAAGGCTTCGAAGTTGCCAACCACACTTGGAAACACACACATGTTAATCGCATGTCTCCCGAAGAATGCAACAAAGGATTGGCTTATATCGAAGATAAATGCAAAAGTTTAGGCATTCCGAAAACCAACTCTTTTGCTTATCCGGCTTACGATACAGACGATTACATTATTGATTTACTAAAAGAGCGAGGGTATATTTTTGCCAGAGTAGGCGGTAGTAGACCTTACGATCCGGAAGTAGATCATCCTTATTTAATCCCTAGCTATAGCACTACAGGCACAGACAAAGAGCGTGTAATTAATGCGATTAAAGAAGCCAAAGATGGCAAAATTGTGGTGCTAACCATTCACGGTGTACCAGACTACGCACACGATTGGGTCACTACTCCTCCTGAATTATTCGAAGAATACCTCAAATACTTATCAGAAAACGACTATCATGTCTTGGCACTCAGAGACCTACAAGAGTACATCAAAGTAGAGTACGCTTTGCAAAATTTAATTCCTGATTTTAGTAAAAACTTAAAGAACTCAAACTAG
- a CDS encoding glycosyl hydrolase, whose product MYTVYRKTTQLLIVLIAISIFSSCGVKQEPKLTPEWPTITKENKPWTRWWWHGSAVTKEGITADLEALKAGGMGGVEITPIFGVIGEEENFIDYLSPEWMEILVYTLQEAKRLDLGVDMATGTGWPFGGPWVGEQDAPKNMAFTTYNVSEGEILNQTIAYTQKPLLRAIANPVYQLHEKMKVSEEQIPNMLKEPKKEYFGERLEIDQVKSPIAANENMQALGLEQVRFEKLLPLVSLMAYSESGETLDLTENVSAQGKLDWTAPSGNWTLYAVFQGWHGKMVERAGPGGEGNVIDHFSTKAIDDYLHKFDSAFTSYDLTGMRAYFNDSYEVDDASGEANWTPDFFAEFEKRRGYDLRKYLPALLSEDSTMLNIRVLSDYRETFSDLLLETFTEHWQKWAASKNSIIRNQAHGSPANILDLYAASDIPETEGAEIIKIKMASSAANVTGKQLSSSEAATWLNEHFQSTPGDLKVNLERYLLGGVNHVFYHGTAYSPQDAPWPGWLFYAAVHVNPRNSIWPDIAELNSYIANVQAFMQNSKPDNDVLIYYPIYDRFANKGRASLEHFGARGPVFEASEVKKDADILQEEGYAFDFISDTQIQSLSAKGKEIIATGGSYQTIVVPKTEFISLSTFEKLVDLAKAGATVIVHESLPKNLNGLGELAVRQQAFESLKGALKFTDNQEAGIQQANMGEGRFLLGDDLNALLQFANIRMEKLQEKGLEYIRKKNDNGTFYYLVNWTDKAVDSWIPLATSAKDLEIFNPLTGVKGKGALQVSPEASPETSTDGNVQCFVQLAPGESCIVQTYNTEIEDELYPYYKATSAPVALNGNWQITFETGGPEIPDPIETDQLKSWTEFEGETYKNFSGTAVYKIEITKPEGIKAGMLLDLGEVDVSARVYWNGKKLNALFGPKYQIVIAGEQWQENNVLEVRVSNLMANRIAWMDKNGMYWKKFYNVNFPARLPENRKFGMFSAENWKLTSSGLLGPVEITPIQTYLLDNSLTAN is encoded by the coding sequence ATGTATACTGTTTACAGGAAAACTACGCAATTACTCATTGTGCTAATTGCTATTAGTATTTTTTCATCTTGTGGTGTAAAGCAAGAACCAAAATTAACACCTGAGTGGCCAACAATTACCAAAGAAAACAAACCATGGACGCGTTGGTGGTGGCATGGAAGTGCTGTAACAAAAGAAGGAATTACGGCTGATTTAGAAGCTTTAAAAGCTGGTGGTATGGGTGGCGTTGAAATTACACCGATTTTCGGAGTAATTGGAGAAGAAGAAAATTTCATCGATTACCTCTCTCCAGAATGGATGGAGATATTGGTGTATACTTTACAAGAAGCCAAACGACTCGATTTGGGTGTAGACATGGCAACAGGCACAGGCTGGCCATTTGGTGGGCCTTGGGTAGGTGAGCAAGATGCACCAAAAAATATGGCTTTTACAACTTATAATGTGAGTGAAGGAGAAATATTAAACCAGACGATAGCATACACACAAAAGCCGCTGTTAAGAGCGATTGCGAATCCAGTTTATCAGCTACACGAAAAGATGAAAGTGTCTGAAGAGCAGATTCCAAACATGCTAAAAGAACCAAAAAAAGAATATTTTGGCGAAAGGTTAGAAATAGATCAGGTAAAAAGCCCGATAGCTGCCAATGAAAATATGCAAGCGCTTGGTTTGGAGCAAGTGAGGTTCGAAAAATTGCTACCACTCGTTAGCCTAATGGCATATTCTGAAAGTGGAGAAACTTTGGATTTAACAGAGAATGTAAGTGCACAAGGCAAACTCGATTGGACAGCACCCTCTGGAAACTGGACGCTATATGCTGTTTTTCAAGGTTGGCATGGCAAAATGGTAGAAAGAGCTGGCCCTGGCGGAGAAGGAAATGTAATCGATCATTTCTCCACAAAAGCCATAGACGATTACCTCCATAAATTTGATAGTGCTTTTACTAGCTACGATCTCACTGGAATGCGAGCCTATTTCAATGATTCTTATGAGGTGGACGATGCCAGTGGAGAAGCTAACTGGACACCAGATTTTTTTGCAGAGTTTGAAAAACGCAGAGGCTACGATCTAAGAAAATATTTGCCTGCTTTGTTAAGTGAAGATTCTACCATGTTGAACATAAGAGTGCTTTCAGATTATAGAGAGACATTTTCAGACTTGTTGTTGGAGACTTTTACTGAACATTGGCAAAAATGGGCAGCATCTAAAAACTCTATCATTAGAAATCAGGCGCATGGCTCACCGGCAAATATCCTAGATTTATATGCTGCCAGTGACATTCCTGAAACGGAAGGAGCAGAAATTATCAAGATCAAAATGGCGAGTTCGGCAGCCAATGTAACGGGTAAGCAATTATCATCATCAGAAGCGGCAACATGGTTAAATGAGCATTTTCAATCTACTCCGGGCGACCTCAAAGTAAATTTAGAAAGGTATTTATTGGGCGGTGTAAACCATGTATTTTATCATGGGACTGCTTATAGCCCACAAGATGCACCTTGGCCGGGTTGGTTATTTTATGCGGCAGTACATGTAAATCCGAGAAACTCTATCTGGCCAGATATTGCTGAGTTAAACAGTTATATAGCTAATGTACAGGCATTTATGCAAAACTCTAAGCCAGATAATGATGTGTTAATTTATTATCCGATTTACGATCGGTTTGCAAATAAAGGTAGAGCAAGTTTAGAACATTTTGGTGCTAGAGGGCCAGTTTTCGAAGCTTCTGAAGTGAAGAAAGATGCAGATATTTTACAAGAAGAAGGCTATGCTTTCGACTTTATTTCGGATACGCAAATACAATCTTTAAGTGCAAAAGGTAAAGAAATTATTGCTACAGGAGGTTCGTATCAAACAATTGTGGTTCCTAAAACAGAATTTATCTCACTCAGTACTTTTGAGAAATTGGTCGACTTAGCAAAAGCAGGTGCCACAGTAATAGTTCATGAATCTCTACCGAAAAATCTCAATGGATTAGGCGAATTGGCAGTTCGCCAACAAGCATTTGAGTCTCTTAAAGGAGCATTGAAATTTACTGATAACCAAGAAGCAGGTATTCAGCAAGCAAATATGGGTGAAGGAAGATTTTTATTGGGAGATGATTTAAATGCACTCCTACAATTCGCCAACATCAGAATGGAGAAATTACAAGAAAAAGGACTTGAATACATTAGAAAGAAAAACGACAATGGCACATTTTACTACCTAGTAAACTGGACAGATAAGGCCGTAGATAGTTGGATTCCACTGGCAACATCAGCCAAAGATTTAGAAATTTTTAATCCACTAACTGGTGTAAAGGGTAAAGGAGCTTTACAGGTTTCACCGGAGGCTTCGCCAGAGACTTCAACAGATGGCAATGTGCAATGTTTTGTGCAATTAGCTCCCGGAGAATCTTGTATTGTTCAAACTTATAATACAGAGATTGAAGATGAACTTTATCCTTATTACAAAGCAACATCAGCACCAGTTGCATTGAATGGCAACTGGCAAATTACATTTGAGACAGGTGGACCAGAAATCCCAGATCCTATAGAAACAGATCAGCTAAAATCGTGGACAGAGTTTGAGGGAGAGACATATAAAAACTTTTCAGGCACAGCAGTTTATAAGATTGAAATTACAAAGCCAGAAGGTATAAAAGCTGGAATGTTGTTGGATTTAGGAGAAGTAGATGTAAGTGCGCGAGTATATTGGAATGGTAAAAAACTTAATGCTTTGTTTGGGCCAAAGTATCAAATTGTTATCGCTGGGGAACAATGGCAAGAAAATAATGTTTTAGAAGTACGTGTTTCCAATTTAATGGCTAACCGAATAGCTTGGATGGATAAAAATGGCATGTACTGGAAGAAATTTTATAATGTAAATTTTCCTGCAAGGCTGCCAGAGAATAGAAAATTTGGTATGTTTAGTGCAGAAAATTGGAAACTGACATCTTCAGGACTCTTAGGACCTGTTGAAATAACACCTATACAAACCTATTTATTAGATAATTCACTAACCGCAAATTAA
- a CDS encoding RNA polymerase sigma factor, with translation MGYHKVNSENEITLVQDLKAGNETAFQKLFHKYYHKIFFYALSYLKIKEDAEEIVHDTFVQIWNTKNGLDDQKSFEGYVRTISRNLIYNQIKKKSYHQLYLDYIKSKKEEASCNTEEQINFAELKQLTNEAFENLPPRRKEIYRLSRIEGLTHQEIAKTLGITVNTVKDQMSKALTDIRKYLTKSAHVPHGLLFLFLIKFFKNFF, from the coding sequence GTGGGATACCATAAAGTAAATAGCGAAAATGAAATAACGCTTGTTCAGGATTTAAAAGCAGGCAATGAAACGGCATTTCAAAAGCTTTTTCATAAGTATTATCACAAGATCTTTTTTTATGCACTGAGCTATCTTAAGATAAAAGAAGATGCTGAAGAAATTGTGCATGACACTTTTGTGCAGATTTGGAATACCAAAAACGGCCTCGACGATCAAAAGTCTTTTGAAGGATATGTGCGAACCATATCTAGAAATCTCATATATAATCAAATTAAGAAAAAGAGTTATCACCAACTGTATTTAGATTATATAAAGTCAAAAAAAGAAGAAGCTTCTTGTAATACAGAAGAGCAAATAAATTTTGCAGAACTCAAACAACTAACCAACGAGGCCTTCGAAAACCTTCCCCCTAGGCGCAAAGAAATTTACAGACTAAGCAGAATTGAAGGCTTAACCCATCAGGAAATTGCTAAAACTTTAGGTATTACTGTAAATACAGTAAAAGATCAGATGAGTAAGGCATTAACAGATATAAGAAAGTATCTGACAAAGAGTGCACATGTACCTCATGGTCTGCTTTTTTTATTTCTCATAAAATTTTTCAAAAATTTTTTCTAA
- a CDS encoding FecR family protein, with translation MKKKKVWKYLHNHASEKEAMDFIDWIKDPANKDDIMEVMGTSWDENDFDLQQSSNKDSKLVYKKIKASIAKQENLRNTLQVHKPFQVWKYITAAIVVFGAWAGFQFYQSEINKVEEPIVAVAYREKVNPSGKRSILTLPDKSRIWLNSGSSLRYPDHFSDTARIVYLSGEAFFDVAKDSLRPFKVISGDIVTVAVGTSFNIRAFPDKTDVEVALTSGKVKIENTHNNVKNEKEPVFLIPGENIVYRKDLLKIEKGHFDTNSVSWKDGIIYLKNAGLDEIIEKLSLWYGVEFEVKSKAKILYNGSFERKSLRHVMEGISLATGIRYKLDEKKVTIY, from the coding sequence ATGAAGAAAAAGAAAGTATGGAAATACTTACATAACCATGCTTCTGAAAAAGAGGCTATGGACTTTATTGACTGGATTAAAGATCCGGCTAATAAAGACGACATTATGGAGGTGATGGGAACCAGCTGGGATGAGAACGATTTCGATTTACAACAATCTTCAAATAAAGATTCCAAATTAGTATATAAAAAAATAAAGGCGAGCATTGCCAAACAGGAGAATCTCCGAAATACTTTACAAGTACACAAGCCTTTTCAGGTATGGAAATACATTACTGCTGCAATTGTGGTTTTTGGTGCATGGGCAGGTTTTCAGTTTTATCAATCTGAGATAAATAAAGTAGAAGAGCCAATAGTTGCAGTGGCTTATAGGGAAAAAGTAAATCCATCTGGCAAAAGATCTATACTTACATTGCCAGATAAAAGTAGAATTTGGCTAAACTCTGGCAGCTCCTTACGTTACCCAGATCATTTCTCCGACACTGCCAGAATCGTTTACTTAAGTGGAGAAGCATTTTTTGATGTAGCCAAAGACAGCCTCAGACCTTTTAAAGTAATTTCGGGAGATATTGTAACTGTAGCAGTGGGTACTTCTTTTAACATCAGAGCATTTCCAGATAAGACAGATGTTGAAGTGGCATTAACCAGTGGCAAAGTGAAAATTGAAAATACCCATAACAATGTAAAAAACGAAAAAGAGCCAGTGTTTTTAATTCCCGGAGAGAACATAGTTTACAGGAAAGATTTACTAAAAATAGAGAAGGGACACTTCGATACAAACTCGGTAAGCTGGAAAGATGGCATCATCTATTTAAAGAATGCAGGACTCGATGAGATTATTGAAAAGCTCTCTCTTTGGTATGGTGTTGAGTTCGAAGTGAAGAGCAAGGCTAAGATTTTATACAATGGTTCTTTTGAAAGAAAAAGCCTGAGACACGTAATGGAGGGAATTTCTCTGGCAACCGGTATTCGCTATAAATTGGACGAAAAGAAAGTTACTATATACTAA
- a CDS encoding SusC/RagA family TonB-linked outer membrane protein, translating into MELKILRQILLMSKHAIFGLIIQCMLYSIMLANNGVAQKASIEEIYVSLELKDVPVEDAFKVLEQRTDFKFNYDKIVLKEQQRITAFAKKESLANVLRDISKNTGLQFTRIDENIHVSKKRNSTPSVTEVINEEDVVQTSISGTVTSADDGLPLPGVSILIKGSSTGAVTDFEGNYRITVNQGSTLQFSYIGFKSTEIEVSNQSVINISLEPDLEQLEEVVVIGYGTQKKADITGAIATLEPENVTERPLNKVDQVLVGQLAGVRVKQTSGLPGKGFSIQVRGTGSINANNEPLYVVDGFPLEASSQSSSGGFSNGNPLNNLNPNDIESIQVLKDAASASIYGSRGSNGVVLITTKKGKAGKPQISFNTYSGWSETVKKLDVLSAEEWVDRQVEHINYAWVKDHASDLGATSSQTNEERRALLGLPEGSVNTNYMFDDRWFDENHEGLDYLDYQDLFFRKGFMQNYQLSATGGNEIARYYVSGDMFDQEGVALGVDYTRYSARANVELTPNKKLRFGLNLSPSYSIANDPGVEGKDAITHIVVGTSPVVESYAGPYGNNVGENAPYAWGTSRPSPLAEAREKIGTGKTFRTISTIFGEYEIISGLKFKTSVNYDVHNYNHKSWTPSYVNRNRTASAGYSGYTRQNFVQENTLNYSKTFGNHNLSILGGYSYSLYKFEDFSLSGTGFASDEVTTINAATSVSGSSSESKNVLISYFGRAQYSFMDKYLFSASIRRDGSSKFGDNTKWGIFPSASVGWRISEEAFMQGIEPVSDFKIRASWGIAGNNGIGDYGHIATLSNANYSFDGTLVNGQIPSNFPNPDLSWEQSETVDIGFDLGLLDNRIFTSFDYYTKKNTDLLLEIPVPTASGFSSALTNIGEVLNKGWEVEVSTRNLVGDFKWNTKVNFSHNTNEVKKLGPNNTPILGGAFDINHNILEVGRPMYTLYLVQDIGILTSEDIANGYPLYGNEEAGDPKYLDVNDDGVIDADDRTYSGHPNPDYVWGITNNFSYKGFDLSILLQGQWGGVIYSTFGRAMNRTGQGKADNHLGYIRDRVRWEEDGVITAEDVEGKVRKSPSSFGRIKNTDWRYPNDYWRVRNITLGYDLGSLFQSNVVSGARVYVTAENWFGKDKYYGGFNPEAVNNSGDDYGAFPLSKSMIFGVNLKF; encoded by the coding sequence ATGGAATTGAAAATACTAAGACAAATTTTGCTTATGTCTAAGCATGCGATTTTTGGCCTTATCATTCAGTGTATGCTCTATAGCATCATGCTGGCGAATAATGGTGTAGCTCAAAAGGCCAGTATAGAAGAGATTTATGTGAGTCTCGAACTAAAAGATGTACCTGTAGAAGATGCTTTTAAAGTATTAGAGCAGCGTACAGATTTTAAATTCAATTACGATAAAATTGTTTTAAAAGAACAACAAAGAATCACCGCATTTGCAAAGAAAGAATCACTAGCAAATGTGCTGAGAGATATATCTAAAAATACAGGATTACAATTTACCCGAATTGACGAAAATATTCATGTTAGTAAAAAAAGAAACTCAACTCCTTCTGTTACAGAGGTAATCAACGAAGAAGATGTAGTACAAACAAGCATTTCAGGTACAGTTACTTCTGCTGACGATGGCCTTCCTCTACCAGGTGTGAGTATTCTAATTAAAGGATCTTCTACTGGTGCTGTTACCGATTTTGAAGGTAATTATCGTATTACAGTAAATCAGGGTTCAACATTACAATTTAGTTATATAGGTTTTAAAAGCACTGAAATAGAAGTTAGTAACCAATCAGTAATTAATATTAGCTTGGAGCCAGATTTAGAACAACTTGAAGAAGTTGTAGTAATTGGTTACGGTACTCAGAAAAAAGCAGATATTACTGGTGCGATCGCTACATTAGAACCTGAAAACGTTACCGAAAGACCACTTAATAAAGTAGATCAGGTGTTGGTAGGGCAGTTAGCTGGTGTTCGCGTAAAACAAACCAGTGGTTTGCCAGGTAAGGGTTTTAGTATTCAAGTAAGGGGTACAGGTTCAATTAATGCGAATAATGAGCCATTGTATGTAGTAGATGGTTTCCCATTAGAAGCTTCATCTCAATCTTCTTCAGGAGGTTTTAGCAATGGTAACCCACTTAATAACCTCAACCCAAATGATATTGAGTCTATTCAGGTTTTGAAAGATGCGGCTTCTGCTTCAATTTATGGTTCAAGAGGTTCTAACGGTGTTGTATTAATCACTACTAAAAAAGGCAAAGCTGGTAAACCTCAGATCAGTTTTAACACCTATTCTGGTTGGAGTGAAACAGTAAAAAAACTGGATGTTTTAAGTGCAGAAGAATGGGTTGACAGACAAGTTGAACATATCAATTACGCTTGGGTAAAAGACCACGCAAGTGATTTAGGAGCAACTTCTAGCCAAACTAATGAAGAAAGAAGAGCTTTACTAGGTTTGCCAGAAGGTAGTGTAAACACCAATTACATGTTCGACGACAGATGGTTTGACGAAAACCACGAAGGATTGGATTACTTAGACTACCAAGACTTATTTTTTAGAAAAGGATTTATGCAAAACTATCAGTTATCTGCAACTGGTGGTAACGAAATTGCCAGATACTATGTATCAGGAGATATGTTTGATCAGGAAGGTGTAGCACTTGGCGTAGATTATACAAGATATAGCGCCAGAGCTAACGTGGAATTAACTCCAAACAAAAAACTAAGATTTGGTCTAAACCTTTCTCCATCTTACAGTATTGCAAACGACCCAGGTGTTGAAGGTAAAGATGCCATAACACACATTGTGGTAGGTACATCTCCAGTAGTTGAATCTTATGCTGGTCCTTATGGTAATAATGTAGGCGAAAATGCGCCATATGCATGGGGTACTTCAAGACCTAGTCCTTTGGCAGAAGCTAGAGAAAAAATAGGAACTGGAAAAACATTTAGAACCATCAGTACCATTTTTGGTGAGTACGAAATAATCTCAGGTCTTAAGTTTAAAACCAGTGTAAACTACGATGTACATAACTATAATCATAAAAGCTGGACACCTTCTTATGTAAACAGAAACAGAACAGCTTCTGCTGGTTATTCTGGTTATACCAGACAAAACTTTGTACAAGAGAATACATTAAACTATTCTAAAACTTTTGGTAACCACAACCTTTCAATATTGGGTGGTTATTCATACAGCTTATACAAATTTGAAGACTTTAGCTTAAGCGGAACTGGTTTTGCCTCAGATGAAGTAACTACTATTAATGCTGCCACTAGTGTTTCAGGTTCTTCAAGCGAATCTAAAAACGTATTGATTTCTTATTTCGGTAGAGCGCAATACAGCTTTATGGATAAATACCTTTTCTCTGCTAGTATCAGACGAGACGGTTCATCTAAATTTGGTGACAATACTAAATGGGGTATTTTCCCATCTGCATCTGTTGGTTGGAGAATTTCAGAAGAAGCATTTATGCAAGGCATAGAGCCTGTTAGTGATTTTAAAATTAGAGCTAGCTGGGGTATTGCAGGTAACAATGGTATTGGAGATTATGGTCATATAGCTACATTGTCGAATGCAAACTATAGCTTCGATGGAACTTTGGTAAATGGTCAAATTCCTTCAAACTTTCCTAATCCAGATTTAAGCTGGGAGCAATCAGAAACGGTAGATATTGGTTTTGATTTAGGATTACTAGACAATAGAATTTTCACTTCTTTCGACTATTACACTAAAAAGAATACAGATTTATTGTTAGAAATTCCTGTACCAACCGCCAGTGGTTTTAGCTCAGCGCTTACCAACATTGGCGAAGTACTCAACAAAGGTTGGGAGGTAGAAGTATCAACCCGTAACCTTGTTGGTGATTTTAAATGGAATACCAAAGTAAACTTTAGCCACAATACCAACGAAGTTAAAAAATTAGGCCCTAACAATACACCAATTTTGGGCGGAGCATTTGATATTAACCACAACATTCTCGAAGTGGGTAGACCGATGTATACTTTATATTTGGTGCAAGATATTGGTATCTTAACTTCAGAAGATATTGCTAATGGTTACCCATTATATGGCAACGAAGAAGCTGGTGATCCTAAATACCTTGATGTAAATGACGATGGTGTAATTGATGCTGACGATCGTACTTATTCTGGCCACCCTAATCCAGATTATGTTTGGGGTATCACAAATAACTTTAGTTACAAAGGTTTCGATCTTTCTATCTTGCTTCAAGGCCAGTGGGGAGGTGTAATCTACTCAACTTTTGGTCGTGCAATGAATAGAACAGGTCAAGGTAAAGCAGATAACCACTTAGGTTACATCAGAGACAGAGTAAGATGGGAAGAAGACGGTGTAATTACAGCAGAAGATGTTGAAGGTAAAGTAAGAAAATCTCCATCGAGCTTTGGTAGAATCAAAAACACAGACTGGAGATACCCTAACGATTACTGGAGAGTAAGAAACATCACACTAGGTTACGACTTAGGTTCATTGTTCCAGTCAAATGTAGTTAGTGGAGCAAGAGTGTATGTTACTGCAGAAAACTGGTTCGGTAAAGACAAATACTACGGTGGTTTTAACCCTGAGGCAGTAAACAACAGTGGTGATGATTATGGTGCATTCCCACTTTCAAAATCTATGATTTTTGGTGTAAACCTTAAGTTTTAA